Genomic DNA from Pseudomonas sp. CCC3.1:
TGCCCTGCAACGCACCGGCATGAGCCAACACTTAAAAAATCTTGCAGCACACACCTAACAAGAAGGGAGACACACATGGAACAGACGTGGCGTTGGTTTGGCCCCCAAGACCCTATTTCACTGGCTGATGTGCGACAGACCGGTGCCACCGGGATTGTCACCGCGTTGCACGACATCCCGAATGGCCAAGTGTGGCCGGTGGACGCGATTGCGGCGCGCAAAAAGATGATCGAAGCCGCCGGTCTGAGCTGGTCGGTGGTCGAGAGCATTCCGGTGCACGAAGACATCAAGCGTGGCTGTGGACGGCGTGACGAGTACATCGCCAACTACCAGCAAAGCGTGCGCAACCTGGCCACCTGCGGCATCGACATCGTGTGCTACAACTTTATGCCGGTCCTGGACTGGACCCGCACCGACCTGGCCTGGGAGCTGGAAGACGGTGGTTGGGCGCTGCGTTTTGATCAGACCGCTTTTGCTGCGTTTGACCTATTCATCCTCCAGCGTCCGGGTGCAGAAGCCGAATACAGCGCTGAAGACATTCAACAGGCCAACACCTACTTTGAAGCGTTGACGCCTGCTCGCACCGAGGCCTTGGTCAACACCTTGATCGCCGGGCTTCCGGGCACCGAAGAACACTACACGCTGGACAGCTTCCGCGCCTTGCTGCGCACCTACGCCGACATCGACGAAGCTAAATTGCGTGAACATTTGGGCCACTTTTTGCGCGAAATCATCCCCGTCGCAGAAGAAGTGGGTGTGCGCATGGCCATCCACCCGGACGATCCACCGCGTGCTCTGCTTGGCTTGCCGCGCATTCTGTCGACCGCTCAAGACGCACAGTGGTTGCTGGATGCAGCGCCAAGCCCGTCCAACGGCCTGACCTTCTGCACCGGCTCTTATGGCGTGCGTGAAGACAACGATCTGGTGGCCATGGCCAAGCAATTTGCGCCGTTTATTTACTTCACCCACTTGCGCTCAACCCGTCGTGAGGCCGACCCGCGCAGCTTCCATGAAGCCCACCACTTGGGCGGCGACGTGGACATGGTTGGCGTGATTGGTGCGTTGGTTGAAGAAGAACTGCGCCGTGAGCGCGATGGCGGCCCGCGCCTGCCATTGCGTCCAGATCATGGCCACCAGTTGCTGGATGACCAGCATCGCAAGAGCAACCCGGGTTATTCCCTGATCGGTCGTCTCAAGGGGTTGGCTGAAATACGCGGCGTTGAAATGGCGATGCGTCAACAACTGAGCTGAAACCCAAACCTGACCCCGTGGGAGCCGGGCTTGCCCGCGATGGAATCGACGCGGTTTTACAGTAAAACCGCGTCGCCTGTATCGCTGGCAAGCCAGGCTCCCACGCAGGGGGGCGATCAATACACAAAAGCACTGCGGTGCTTTTGCACAAACGCTTCCCAGCGCACGGGCTGGCGGCCGGTGATGGCCGTAAAGTTGTCACACGTGTCCCGCACACCGGGGATGGTGTCTGCGGCCATGCGTTTGAAGTTGTCGTGCACACAGTTCATGTAGGCCATCTCGGCACCTGCCGCGCGCATGTTTTCCAGAAACACGTGCGGTGGCTGTGCGTCGTAGCGAAATGGCTGGCCCAGCAGGCGGGTCATGATGTTTGCGACGTCGCCGTAGGACTGAATGTCATAGCCCAAACGGTACGTTTGACCCGCGTGTTTGTGCGGCTGCAGCAGGGTGTGTGCCGCCACCCGGGCAACGTCTTCGCCATCGACCCAATTGAACGCGGTGTCACCCGTGTACTGCTCAATCACCCCGGATTTAACGGCTTGAGTGCCGTCGTAGCTCAACAGGTTTTGCATAAAACATTCTGGGCGCAAGTGGGTGAACGAGAAGCCTGACCACTCAATGTAACGTTCAACTAACTGATGCCAGGCCCAATGGCCAATGGTGGCGTCGTCACGCCCGCACGCACCGAGGTGCACGATGTGTTGCACACCGGCTTTTTTCGCCTGGTCCAGAAACGCTTTGCTTTGGCGCAGCATTTCTACCGTGTAGCCGGTGACGAGCAGGGCGCGATCAATGCCTTGCAGCGCGGGCGCCAGGGTCTCTTCTTTATCGAAGTCCATGATCACCGTGCGAATGCCTTGCGCCTTGAACGGCTCGGCCTTGGCGTCTGAACGCACGGCCGCGACCAAGGTGATGCTGTCGTCGGCCAGCAGCAGGCGCAGGGTGTCGCCGCCGATCTGGCCGGTGGCGCCGGTAATTAATACAGTGGGTTTTAGCGAGGTCATAAATGCGCCTTGTGGATGATCAACGTCGTGGCGCCAAAGCTTACTGGGGAAAATAGAGCGTATTTACGATACCTTTTACCGAATCAGGTGAACTGAATTCATGAATAAGAGGCCGCCATGTTTTCTTCCGAGCGTTTGAAGGGCATCGACGTCTTTGTCTGCGTGACCGACTCCGGCAGTTTTAAAGCGGCTGCTGAGCGCATGAACCTCACTGCCTCTGCGGTCAGTAAAGGCATTGCCAGACTGGAAAGTCGATTGCAAACGCGCTTGTTCAATCGTACGACTCGGCGTTTGTCACTCACCGATGCGGGCGTCGCGTTTTACCAAACCTGTACCGGCGTGCTGGCTGAGCTGGAAGAGGCCGAATTATCGCTGCACGCCGAAAACTCGGAGCCGCGTGGTCGGATTCGAATTGATCTGCCCGCCGCCTTCGGGCGTTTGCAGGCGTTGCCGGTGGTCTTGGCATTCGTTCAGCAACACCCGCAATTGCAGCCGCACATTTCGTTTTCGGATCGTTTTATCGACCCGGTTGAAGAGGGCGTCGACATCGTCGTGCGTGTGGGGGGCCCGGATGTGTGGCCTGCGGCGTGGGGGCATCGCTATTTGGGCAGCGAGCGGCATGTGTTCTGCGCCTCACCGGACTACCTCAAACAGCACGGCGAGCCGTTGACCGATCGCGACTTGGAACACCACGCGTGTGTCGCTTATGGCCGGGCAGATGGCACGGTCAGCCCTTGGCGGTTCGCGGGCAGCCGCCCCGGTGAGGTCGAGCTGCGGGTGATGCGCGCGCAGTTCATCGTGGGCGATGGGGAAGGCCACGTCATGACGGTGCAGGCAGGATGCGGCATTGCGCAGTTGCCCACGTGGCTGATCAAGCAACAACTGGCAGACGGCACCTTGGTTGAAGTGCTCCCGCATCTGGCAAGCGAAGGGCTGGCGATCAACCTGGTGTGGCCAAAAAGCCGCGAGACGCTGCCCAAGGTCAGGGCCTTGCTGGATGCGCTGGCAGCGGGTTTGATACCGGGTTTATAGCGGCAGCACCCGGTCATGGATCACGCTCTTCATCACCAATGTCGACACCAGGCGCTGCACGTTGGGCAGCGAGGTGAGGTGTTCATCGTAGAGGCGCTGAAAAGCGGGCAAGTCTTTGGCGATCACTTGCAGCAGGTAGTCGGGGTCGCCGAACAGTCTTTGTGCTTCGACGATCTGCGGGATCTGCGGCAGCGCCGCTTCAAAGTCAGCGATGGCCTGACGGGTCACTTCGCGCAAAGTCACGAACACAATCGCCGAAAAGCCCAGGCCGAGTTCTTTCGGCGCCAGCAAGGCGCGATAGCCCAGAATGACGCCTGACTCCTCAAGTGCCCGCACCCGCCGATGGCAGGGCGACAGGCTGAGCCCTACGCGTTCGGCGAGTTCAGTGAGAGACAAGCGTCCATCGGCGTGCAGCTCAGCAAGAATCTTGCGGTCAATTCGATCCACTTGAAAGAACCTTCTAGTGTGGCAGTGGCTGTAGGGGATAAACGAAAGATAATCCTATCAGCATTTCCCTATTCTTCTACGGGCTGCTTTGGCTTTAAACAGCGTGAAGCGCACCCCACCCGGCTCCGTGTAGAAGGTAGATCCCTGTGACTCTCAGCGTATTGGCCGCCTTTTGGGCGGTGTCTTTTTTGTTCATCATTACCCCCGGCGCGGATTGGGCGTACGCGATTTCAGCGGGGATACGCGGGCGGCGTGTCACGCCTGCGGTGGCGGGGATGCTCTCGGGCCACTTGCTGGCCACGGTGGTTGTGGCGGCAGGCGTTGGCGGCCTGGTGTCGCGCAATCCGATGATCCTCACCGTGCTGACGATTGCAGGCGCTCTGTACCTGTTGTGGTTGGGCATCAGTATGCTTCGCCACCCTTCGGCCCCTGAATCCGGGAAGGTGCAGATCAATGATTCCTGGTGGCGCTGGGCATGGAAGGGCTTGTGTGTCAGCGGCATGAATCCCAAGGTGTTATTGCTGTTTTTAGCGTTGTTGCCGCAGTTCACCAACCCGTCATCGAATTGGCCCATTCCGGTGCAAATCGTGGCCTTGGGCGCACTGCATGCATTGAGCTGCGGGGTGGTGTATTTGATGGTGGGTTTCGGCGCCAAGGCCGTCTTGCGGACCCGACCCAGTGCGGCGAAAAACGTCAGCCGGGTGTCGGGTGCCGCGATGATCGTGATTGCGGGTGTGTTGCTGGCTGAGCAAGTGATGCGCCACGTCCCAAGCCTAATGCCAGTCAGTTAACGCCCTGTGGGAGCGGGCTTGCCCGCGAGGGTATCGACGCGGTTTGACAGGAAAACCGCGTCGCTTGCATCGCTGGCAAGCCAGACTCCCACAGGTTTCTCGCTGCATTTATGGCCTCAGAAGTCGGCCTTCAGCGACATCACCACGTTGCGTGGCTCGCCATAGAAGTTGCCGAAACCTTCAGTGCCGACAGTGGCGTAGTAGCGTTTGTCGAACAGGTTGTTGCCGTTCAGCGCCACCGACCAGGTGTCGTCGATGCGATAGCCCACGCGGCCATTCCAAATCGCATAACCCGATTGGCTGATGTCGTTGCCGCTGATGGGCGAGACGCGGTAGTTGCTGCTTTGGGCATTGACCCCGGCACCCACGGTGACACGATCGAATGCGCCGCCAAGCGCGTAGTCGGCCCACACCCGAAGTAGGTGGCGGGGCACGTAGGAGTTGTAGGCAACGCCATCTTGAGCCGTGTCGGCGTCTTCCAGGACTTTGGACTGGGTGTAGGTGTAGCCCGCCAGCACTTGCAGGCGGTCGATGACTTCGCCGCTGACTTCGGCCTCGAAACCTTGCGCGCGCACCTTGCCTGAGTTTTGTGAGCAACTGCTGTCGGGGCACAGCGGGTTATCTTGAGCGGCGTCTTTCTGAATCGTGCGGAACAGGTTGAAGGCGCTGTTCAGGCGGCCGTTGAACCACTCGCCCTTGATGCCCAGTTCATAGCTCTGCCCGATCAGCGGCTTGAGTGTGGCGCCGGTGATGGTTCTGTAGCCACCCTGCGGGGTGAAAATGTCGGTGTAGCTGGCGTAGGTGGTCAGGTTGTCGTTGAGGTCGAACAACACGGCGGCAAATGGGGTGACTTGCCCGGTTTCCTTGGCTTCGGAATGCACGGGGGTGCCTTCGCCGCGCCAGTACGACACGGAGTCAGTCTGGGATGAATACCAACTCACGCGGCTGCCCAAGACCACGGTCAGCGGGTCGGCCAGTTTGAGGCGGGCGATGGAGTAGGCTC
This window encodes:
- the uxuA gene encoding mannonate dehydratase, which translates into the protein MEQTWRWFGPQDPISLADVRQTGATGIVTALHDIPNGQVWPVDAIAARKKMIEAAGLSWSVVESIPVHEDIKRGCGRRDEYIANYQQSVRNLATCGIDIVCYNFMPVLDWTRTDLAWELEDGGWALRFDQTAFAAFDLFILQRPGAEAEYSAEDIQQANTYFEALTPARTEALVNTLIAGLPGTEEHYTLDSFRALLRTYADIDEAKLREHLGHFLREIIPVAEEVGVRMAIHPDDPPRALLGLPRILSTAQDAQWLLDAAPSPSNGLTFCTGSYGVREDNDLVAMAKQFAPFIYFTHLRSTRREADPRSFHEAHHLGGDVDMVGVIGALVEEELRRERDGGPRLPLRPDHGHQLLDDQHRKSNPGYSLIGRLKGLAEIRGVEMAMRQQLS
- a CDS encoding SDR family oxidoreductase, translated to MTSLKPTVLITGATGQIGGDTLRLLLADDSITLVAAVRSDAKAEPFKAQGIRTVIMDFDKEETLAPALQGIDRALLVTGYTVEMLRQSKAFLDQAKKAGVQHIVHLGACGRDDATIGHWAWHQLVERYIEWSGFSFTHLRPECFMQNLLSYDGTQAVKSGVIEQYTGDTAFNWVDGEDVARVAAHTLLQPHKHAGQTYRLGYDIQSYGDVANIMTRLLGQPFRYDAQPPHVFLENMRAAGAEMAYMNCVHDNFKRMAADTIPGVRDTCDNFTAITGRQPVRWEAFVQKHRSAFVY
- a CDS encoding LysR family transcriptional regulator, with protein sequence MFSSERLKGIDVFVCVTDSGSFKAAAERMNLTASAVSKGIARLESRLQTRLFNRTTRRLSLTDAGVAFYQTCTGVLAELEEAELSLHAENSEPRGRIRIDLPAAFGRLQALPVVLAFVQQHPQLQPHISFSDRFIDPVEEGVDIVVRVGGPDVWPAAWGHRYLGSERHVFCASPDYLKQHGEPLTDRDLEHHACVAYGRADGTVSPWRFAGSRPGEVELRVMRAQFIVGDGEGHVMTVQAGCGIAQLPTWLIKQQLADGTLVEVLPHLASEGLAINLVWPKSRETLPKVRALLDALAAGLIPGL
- a CDS encoding Lrp/AsnC family transcriptional regulator — translated: MDRIDRKILAELHADGRLSLTELAERVGLSLSPCHRRVRALEESGVILGYRALLAPKELGLGFSAIVFVTLREVTRQAIADFEAALPQIPQIVEAQRLFGDPDYLLQVIAKDLPAFQRLYDEHLTSLPNVQRLVSTLVMKSVIHDRVLPL
- a CDS encoding LysE family translocator, whose amino-acid sequence is MTLSVLAAFWAVSFLFIITPGADWAYAISAGIRGRRVTPAVAGMLSGHLLATVVVAAGVGGLVSRNPMILTVLTIAGALYLLWLGISMLRHPSAPESGKVQINDSWWRWAWKGLCVSGMNPKVLLLFLALLPQFTNPSSNWPIPVQIVALGALHALSCGVVYLMVGFGAKAVLRTRPSAAKNVSRVSGAAMIVIAGVLLAEQVMRHVPSLMPVS